In Colias croceus chromosome 12, ilColCroc2.1, one genomic interval encodes:
- the LOC123696231 gene encoding uncharacterized protein LOC123696231: MTGLNRGTISKIKKEGSTNNGVWCTPGKKRKGRPKLILDDFDKCVIRNKIREFYAVRKEVPTLRKLHRVLKEDINYCGGISSLSGILKELGYKYKKCESKRKVLIERHDIVVWRAKYLRTMKRLRETGKPVVYIDETYIHTAHEVNKCWQGPGEPGVSKAISLGERYIIVHAGSREGFVENCLLAYKTKSISADYHHDMNRENFTKWAKEKLLPNLSQPSVIVLDNASYHSTRINKPPNSSDKKDTLKKWLEDNGIEYPDNALKPELLSLVKRNKKEPVFEINQIFEEHGHTVLRLPPYHCDLNAIEMIWSLVKRQVASKNVNISAKDLLPIINECFKNITAEHWRKECDHVIHVEQ; encoded by the exons ATGACCG GCTTAAATAGAGGTacaatatctaaaataaaaaaagaaggTTCTACAAATAACGGCGTGTGGTGCACACCAGGGAAAAAACGTAAAGGAAGACCAAAACTCATTCTTGATGATTTTGATAAGTGCGTCATCCGTAACAAAATTCGTGAATTTTATGCTGTGAGGAAGGAGGTACCGACTTTGAGGAAGCTACATCGTGTGTTAAAGGAAGACATAAACTATTGCGGTGGAATCAGTAGTCTCAGTGGTATTTTAAAAGAGCTGggttacaaatataaaaaatgtgagtCAAAACGAAAAGTTCTCATTGAAAGACATGATATTGTGGTCTGGCGAGCTAAATATTTGCGAACAATGAAGCGCTTGAGGGAAACTGGAAAACCAGTTGTATATATAGATGAAACATATATACATACTGCACATGAAGTCAATAAATGTTGGCAGGGTCCCGGTGAACCTGGAGTTTCAAAAGCAATTTCTCTTGGTGAACGATATATTATAGTTCATGCAGGTAGCAGGGAAGGATTTGTTGAAAATTGTTTACTTgcatataaaactaaaagtatTTCAGCTGATTACCATCACGACATGAATCGAGAGAATTTTACCAAGTGGGCAAAAGAAAAGCTTTTGCCAAACCTGTCTCAACCGTCTGTCATTGTGCTAGATAATGCATCCTATCATAGTACACGCATAAATAAGCCTCCAAATAGCAGCGACAAGAAAGACACTTTGAAAAAATGGTTGGAAGACAATGGAATAGAATATCCAGATAACGCACTGAAACCTGAACTTCTAAGTTTAGTAAAAAGGAACAAAAAAGAACCAGTATTTGAAATCAATCAAATATTTGAGGAACATGGTCATACTGTTTTGAGGTTACCCCCATACCACTGTGACCTTAACGCCATTGAAATGATATGGAGCCTTGTGAAAAGACAAGTAGCATCAAAGAATGTGAACATATCAGCAAAAGACCTATTACCAATTATAAATGAATgcttcaaaaatattactgCAGAACATTGGCGAAAAGAGTGTGATCATGTGATACATGTAGAACAATAA